The following DNA comes from Castanea sativa cultivar Marrone di Chiusa Pesio chromosome 10, ASM4071231v1.
agtgcaactatatttatatagtggtattaaatatagttaatagtaactttggatttgtcaagagttgacagaaaagcctaaggcccattggagctagtatcttattggtcccttttggtccaactccaagccacatactaaagctcaattggaaaggtccaaaagactaacctaattagataatcagttataaggaaagaaatatatagaattttaatgtatgaaaaagagagacatcattgtgaaatggtgtgtatgtgagagtgagacactctatcattctcccttggaaactgattgagagaccacacttcttgagcgtaaagtagaattagaatgaagattaaaagtgttcccaagtacttctgattttggttttgattttcactACACTAAGATACGCTctcttattcttgaattctgaaattttcatagtacatgttaacaattgcgaatgaagtaaatccgttaattttttgttgcacatattttgtatgcaatacaaacatgtatttttccatcatTAGTTTCACACAAGATTGGTGAATAAGTGATTGTCTAATAATGAGCAAGAAATATCCATCATATCTGAAATAATAGCTCACTTTTTCTAAGTAATGAGAACAAAAATAGATATATGAATAAATTGATATTATTAAAATGATCTttatattaaaaagaggagcaactttaatttattataagcCCAAATGATGGATTCAATAAGTTCTTGCCAATAACCATATCCGCTCAATAGAAACATCAAACTAAAAGAAATATCAAAGATGTTTCTAATGATTCAATAATAACATATTATTATTTCATCTCCGAGTTTTTAGTTCCTTTAACTGTATAGAACTTAGAGATGGAATAATTAAGTCATAATCTATCGTTGATTGTATTAGCGCAAGCTAGTGATGCTTTTGGCTATTGGACTTTCACCATTTACGGTGCAGCACTCCACTTCGCCTAGCAACCAAAACATTTTAGTAGCCATAGGAAAATAAAGCAAAAGCCTtgggtaaaaataaaaactgttcataagtttaataaatttatatatatgtgtatatatatatatatatatatatatatatatatatatatattctttttcttttttctttttgtatatagGTAAAGTAAACAGGCCAAATCGAATCCTTTTACTTTTACAAACATCTACTTGAGCTTTCTGGTATATACAAGTATACAGAAGTCAGAAGCCAAAATAGGCAAGCAGAGACTCAATATTTTGAAATAGAGGAAAAATCAAGTCTGAGCTGCCATGCATGATACCACAGATATGAGCATTTCAGATGATGACATCTTCAAAGACTTCATATAATCTAGCAATTTTAACCGCTTCTTCCCCAGGACCTCAACCAGCTGCCTGCTGCTCTTTTGCAAGACTGCATTAACATGGAACATGAggggaataaaaaaatagaagcgCAGAACCAAGCTTATTTTGGACTCTTATAACCACATGGCATGAAAAGATATCTTATTGAAGGAATACACACCTACTAGAGCCAGAACTAGATCCATTGCTATTGAAGGCGAAAGGGTCCTTGTAAGACTGAACCGAAATCAAACTTTCACTTGTGGCAACGGCTGGCTCAGGGGACCCAGGTAACCCCGTGGTTACGCTGCTTCTGGAGCTTAATCCTAGGAGCAAAGTTTCATCAACATAAAGTTGTAAACCACACGGATATGCTTAATTAAAATGTTTGGTCACAGACATTAGGAAGTTGGGTCCACGCTTCTGAGAGTATATGGCAAAGTTTCACCAACATTAAGATGTAGACAATCACACACAAATAGGATTCATTAATGTTTGGTCACGGTCACTAGAAGGCCCATCCACAGAAGACATTTCTAGGGTttgaaacccaatttttttgCACAAAGCATGGGCAAGATCTTTTTAACATTACCACACACAAGCACGAAAAATTGCTGGTCAGAGTCACAGACAGTAAATATCAGAAACTCCTCCACAAGGAAGAAGCTTAGGGTTTAACTTAAAATCGTTTGCTCAAAGCACTAGCAAGATAACATGTCTCTATGTGTGGATTTATACAGGTGTTGCTTAGAAAcctgaaagaaaataaattattcaattcCATCTTCCATAGCATTTCAGGGAATACTTAACCTTTCAAGCGtccttgggaaaaaaaagaaggaaaaacaacaataaaatgaagCTAATGAAACTCAGAAGTGATCTCATTACAACAAAGAACATTGAGGGAAAATGCTACTAATACTCCATCTCTTACTCCATGAACAGAATGGGACAAATTGATATGAATACAACTAGAAGGTCATTTAGCTCATGCAATGAGGGATGCTAGAGTATCATATCATAGCTCATAGGTTATTATCACAAATACAAGTGGACATATTTTGAATGTCCAGTGCAAGCAAAGTGAGAAACCAAGACACCCAATATCCCCACAGCAGGCATGATTGGCACAATTAGAGCAGTATTAGCAAAAAGATAAGTATCAAGAAGTATGTTGCAGGATGTACTAATCCAAGATGCAAATCAAAATAAATCCCCCCTGACAGGAGAAGGTATCTTGTGCACAAGAATGTGGATTCCACAAGCTTGTGAGAGGCCTGAAGAAGATAGTTTTTGCCCAGACACAGTTTTTCTAAAAATCATCCACCCAAAACTTTCATCCAGAACATCATCTATCACCATCAACAGAGGATATATAGTTTCACAATTTGACGTACAAATAAACTGCCATTGACGTGTTCCCATTCCTACAAAATTACTACTTCCCCAGCAAACCGCACTACCTCTGCACATTTCAGAGGGCTAACACATGATTTGTGGAAGTTTAAAAGAGTGAATTCTAGAGTAGGCACCATGCATTATAAAGAGTTGGTCAGTTGGCATCCTCATATAATGCTTTAGTGAACAAAAAGCATAACAAGCAAGAGAAGGCAGCATGTTGTAGAATAGGACAGAAAGGTGAGGCTTTCAACTTTTTCTGCAAGGttttaaactaaataattaGAACTTGCAAAGTGAAAACTGTATTTGACTGTATTGATAAATCCGCACTATGCTTAAGTAATGTAACATAACACTTGCAGGGGAAAAGCTGAAGGGAACTATATATAAGTTGCTAACTTAGAATAACTTTATATACTCAAATTTACTAAGGGATTCTACAGAACTTGCTCTGGGGGGATCTATGAAGTGCATCTCTGACTCAAAACTCACACATACAGAATCCTACATGAAAACTCAGAAATCCTGAAGATTAAAGATACAGCTTAATACAATCTTAGACCAGTaactataacaaaaatttaatggtttctgatattaaaaaaaataacgaATTATGGTCCCAAGCATTCACTATATTATCAGACTCCCTTACAGATTAgaagaacaaaattttcatgagttttttttttttcttatagaaAGAACATTGACAGAGGCGAGTTCATGGCCTAGTATGTGAGAAGCATACAAGAGAAGCACAAGAACAAAAGAAGTACAGTAAAATAATCAAAAGCTGAAGTTCCAAACATCAAATGAAATCCAAAGAAGGGTTGCAACTTGCAAATCCCTAAGGAAGTAATCCAAAGCCTTAGAAGTAGATGCTTCAAGAATCCCAATTTCATCTCGCAAAAAGGAAATTCTGCACCTTCAACATTGTACACAGAATGACACGAGACCAGTATATCAATGTTTCCAAATTGTGAAGAAACTAATCCTTTTAGGGTcaattttggaagttttgacCAATTACTGAGTTTGCTACAATGCTATAGAACTGAAATGCCACCCATGAATTTAATGTGCATAAATTATGGTATGGGGCACCAAAGAGAATAGGAAGGAAAAGGGGAAATCAAACTTTAAATTGCAAATATACCTTGAAAAGTTATGACGAGGAAGAAGACAAGTGTGATGACCATGGCAGATAGTCCACTGTTCAAATATGATCCCTTGCCTGCTTTCACTTTCTTCAGTGCCTTTATTCTTTCAATCCTTGCACGCTTTCTCATGGCAACATCAGCGAGCTCCCTAACCAACTTCCGGTCAGCAGCATCCAATGATGGACCTTTAGGAGGTCTTGGTGGTTTGGGAGGCTTCCTAGAATTCTTCTTATGCTTCTCTCCTATGCACATCTTCTCAACAACAATGACTTGGTCTCGACTCTCTTCCCCTTCTGAACTCTTGTCTATCAAAAACTCTACACCAACATCCACAACACCACAAGATTCCACCATATTACTACTCGAGCTAATGCCACACTCATGTGTAATAGCACCATTGAAATTCAAAATCCCACTGGAAACCTTTTTGAGAATTTTCTTCACTTGTCTCTTGCTCGAGCCAAGATCCTTGCTTGCCTCCTCTTCGCTAGTTGTCCCACCACTTTCAATATCAAATTCAAAGTCATTTTCCCTTGAATCCATAAAATCTGCCCCTTTCACCTCAAATAAAATCCTTTATTTACCCACGTCTCCCCACCCTTGAGAATGCAGAAACAAAAGACCCCTTTTACCACAATAACAAAGTTAAACTCTtcaaacacacacaaattacGCCTCCACTTCAATACTAATCTCATGAAACCAAGGTTTCTTTATTTCCTTCCAGTTTTCTCAAGGCAA
Coding sequences within:
- the LOC142612798 gene encoding uncharacterized protein LOC142612798 — translated: MDSRENDFEFDIESGGTTSEEEASKDLGSSKRQVKKILKKVSSGILNFNGAITHECGISSSSNMVESCGVVDVGVEFLIDKSSEGEESRDQVIVVEKMCIGEKHKKNSRKPPKPPRPPKGPSLDAADRKLVRELADVAMRKRARIERIKALKKVKAGKGSYLNSGLSAMVITLVFFLVITFQGLSSRSSVTTGLPGSPEPAVATSESLISVQSYKDPFAFNSNGSSSGSSSLAKEQQAAG